From a single Oxalobacter vibrioformis genomic region:
- a CDS encoding tyrosine-type recombinase/integrase, producing the protein MAKIIKPLSPMQVKNAKPKERLYRMFDGGGLYLSVYPHGSKLWHMKIRGANGKENVLSFGKYPDISLEQARQHREEVRKLRAKGGDPVAAKKAQKALQKEQAANSFEVIAREWYEKQSSALEERTLKNILSRLEKDVFPWIGTKPIIDMTAPDYLAVFRKLEDRGILETAHRVRGICGQIQRYAIATGRATYDPITALRGALKPFKTKHLAAITEPEKVGQLLRMIDGYTGSYIVACAMRIAPYVFVRPGELRKALWSDIDLGRAEWRYIATKTNTPHIVPLSKQAVTILQELHPLTGHGKYVFPR; encoded by the coding sequence GTGGCGAAAATCATCAAGCCCTTATCCCCTATGCAGGTAAAGAATGCAAAGCCTAAGGAGAGGCTGTATAGGATGTTCGATGGAGGCGGTTTGTACCTATCGGTTTATCCTCATGGCAGCAAGCTATGGCATATGAAAATCAGGGGCGCCAACGGTAAAGAGAATGTGCTTTCGTTTGGAAAGTATCCTGATATTTCGCTTGAGCAGGCGAGGCAGCATCGTGAGGAGGTTCGTAAACTGAGAGCAAAGGGCGGTGATCCTGTTGCTGCGAAAAAGGCACAGAAGGCACTCCAAAAGGAACAAGCCGCAAACAGCTTCGAAGTGATTGCTCGTGAGTGGTATGAAAAGCAAAGCAGTGCTTTGGAAGAGAGAACTTTAAAAAACATCTTGAGCCGCCTTGAAAAAGATGTTTTTCCTTGGATTGGAACAAAGCCTATTATTGATATGACTGCGCCTGATTACCTTGCTGTTTTCCGGAAACTGGAAGATAGAGGTATTCTTGAAACTGCCCATCGAGTAAGAGGTATATGTGGTCAAATTCAGCGTTATGCTATAGCGACAGGTAGAGCAACGTATGATCCGATAACAGCTTTACGTGGCGCACTGAAACCGTTCAAAACCAAACATCTTGCGGCTATTACAGAGCCTGAAAAAGTAGGACAGTTATTGCGGATGATTGATGGTTATACAGGCTCATATATTGTTGCTTGTGCTATGAGGATAGCGCCCTATGTTTTTGTCCGTCCTGGCGAATTAAGAAAAGCACTTTGGTCAGACATTGATCTGGGAAGGGCAGAATGGCGCTATATAGCAACAAAAACCAATACGCCTCATATCGTTCCATTATCAAAACAGGCTGTTACGATCTTGCAGGAACTCCATCCTCTGACTGGACATGGCAAATATGTTTTCCCTAGATAG
- a CDS encoding phage NrS-1 polymerase family protein: protein MNTKKTHNLTLFSNLPQEIRRLQQWCLAGPDKAPYAHKNIYASVTDPSNWMGFETAHDKALSTGYGLGFVLTASDPYTCIDLDVKDAENAPDTPDAWTTPEELERYQRIIDAFDSYTERSLSGKGFHIWVRGNIGAGRRRDGVEVYSQERFIICTGNVYLDKPIENRQDLIDMLVSEIGQNKFSLLELKEFPEEESDDAILQKLHKASNSEKFVLLWEGGLQNLDYPSQSEADMALMSMLALYSPSNAQCRRLFRQSALGKREKAIKDDKYLNRTLQAIRSRREETIRLGKEFANSPRNNTGNDSWPPLKPIVSKTKGLPYPIHALPKKIRAAVEEVQHFTQAPLAMVASSALSSISLVVQGLVDVQRGNKLESPSSCFFLTIAETGERKTTCDRFFMKAIREYEKAHHGKNATTLKIPRFIYADITPEALAHELAKGWPSGGIISSEAGAIFGSHGMNKDSITRFLSLLNQLWDGIPFSIDRKTSDSIMIKSARFSMGLQCQSVVIQKFLTDSGILARGIGFLARFLVAKPESTQGSRRYIELPDEFPAMDVFTVRMTEILNMSLPFDENGLLFPKAISLSTEAKPEWIKLYNKIEVGLKEGGKYSEIRDVANRVAENVARVAAILHVFEYGFDGEIKLVTVKQAGILVEWHLSEARRLFSEDMPSEKQSQALVLEEWILGRCRENGTNCIPIKDLQQKGPPSLRRTAEYTAVMQELEALGRIRRISDSGRSFIELNPELLGV, encoded by the coding sequence ATGAATACCAAGAAAACACATAATCTCACCCTTTTCTCCAATTTGCCTCAGGAAATTCGCCGCTTACAGCAGTGGTGTCTTGCTGGCCCGGACAAGGCCCCTTATGCGCATAAAAACATTTATGCATCCGTCACAGACCCATCAAACTGGATGGGATTTGAAACAGCTCACGACAAAGCTTTATCAACAGGCTATGGACTCGGCTTTGTCCTTACAGCAAGTGATCCCTACACGTGCATTGACTTGGACGTAAAAGATGCTGAAAACGCACCCGATACTCCTGATGCATGGACAACACCTGAAGAGCTGGAGCGTTATCAAAGAATCATTGATGCCTTTGACAGCTATACAGAAAGATCATTATCAGGAAAAGGATTCCACATTTGGGTTCGCGGCAACATTGGTGCCGGTCGTCGCCGGGATGGTGTTGAGGTTTACTCACAGGAGAGATTCATCATATGTACCGGAAACGTGTATCTCGACAAACCCATCGAAAATCGGCAAGACCTCATAGACATGTTGGTGAGCGAGATTGGACAAAACAAATTTTCACTTTTGGAACTGAAAGAGTTTCCAGAAGAGGAATCGGATGACGCCATTCTGCAAAAATTGCATAAAGCTTCCAATAGTGAAAAATTTGTCCTGCTCTGGGAGGGGGGCTTGCAAAACTTGGACTATCCATCGCAGTCTGAAGCCGACATGGCGCTTATGTCGATGCTTGCTCTTTATTCACCCTCTAATGCACAGTGCCGACGGCTATTTCGTCAGTCTGCCCTCGGTAAAAGAGAAAAAGCGATCAAAGATGATAAATACCTGAACAGGACGCTGCAAGCAATCCGCAGTAGGCGGGAAGAAACAATCAGGCTGGGGAAGGAGTTTGCGAATTCGCCGCGAAACAATACGGGCAATGATTCATGGCCACCCCTGAAGCCAATTGTTTCAAAAACAAAAGGGCTCCCGTATCCTATACATGCATTGCCAAAAAAGATACGTGCTGCCGTTGAAGAGGTTCAGCACTTCACTCAAGCGCCTTTGGCAATGGTTGCATCATCAGCTCTTTCGAGTATTTCTCTTGTCGTTCAGGGGCTTGTTGATGTGCAAAGAGGCAATAAACTTGAAAGCCCCTCAAGCTGCTTTTTCCTGACAATAGCTGAGACAGGAGAAAGAAAGACAACCTGTGATCGTTTTTTCATGAAGGCCATTCGTGAATATGAAAAAGCGCATCATGGAAAAAATGCTACTACTTTAAAGATTCCCCGTTTTATTTATGCAGATATTACGCCCGAGGCATTGGCTCATGAATTGGCCAAGGGCTGGCCGTCAGGAGGAATCATATCATCAGAGGCTGGGGCAATATTTGGCTCTCATGGAATGAACAAGGACAGCATCACTCGCTTCTTGTCTTTGCTGAACCAGCTATGGGATGGCATTCCTTTTTCTATTGATCGTAAAACATCCGATTCCATCATGATTAAAAGCGCCCGATTCAGTATGGGTTTGCAGTGTCAATCTGTTGTTATTCAAAAATTTTTGACGGATTCAGGAATATTAGCGCGTGGCATTGGTTTTCTCGCAAGATTCTTGGTTGCGAAACCTGAATCAACACAGGGTAGCAGACGCTATATCGAACTTCCTGATGAATTTCCTGCGATGGATGTTTTTACTGTTCGCATGACAGAAATACTGAATATGTCGCTTCCGTTTGATGAAAATGGTCTTCTCTTCCCCAAGGCCATTTCACTTTCCACAGAGGCAAAACCTGAATGGATCAAGCTATACAACAAAATAGAGGTGGGGTTGAAAGAGGGGGGTAAATATTCAGAAATTCGCGATGTGGCAAACCGTGTTGCAGAAAATGTGGCGAGAGTCGCAGCGATACTTCATGTTTTCGAATATGGCTTTGATGGAGAGATTAAATTGGTGACCGTTAAACAAGCTGGAATACTTGTTGAGTGGCATCTGTCTGAAGCAAGGCGGCTTTTCTCAGAAGATATGCCCTCGGAAAAACAATCCCAAGCGCTTGTTCTTGAGGAGTGGATTTTGGGGCGTTGTCGGGAAAACGGTACGAATTGCATTCCAATAAAAGATTTGCAGCAGAAAGGCCCTCCTAGTTTAAGGAGGACCGCTGAATACACCGCAGTTATGCAAGAGCTGGAGGCACTTGGGCGAATTCGGCGCATCTCTGATAGTGGAAGGAGCTTTATCGAGCTAAACCCTGAATTGCTGGGCGTATAG
- a CDS encoding IS5 family transposase (programmed frameshift), with the protein MRPAYRRHDISDQAWALLEPHLPGQPGQWGRIAKDNRTFINAVFWILRTGAPWRDLLPEYGKWGSVHQRFIRWRDKGIWERLLEILIDEPDFEWLLIDASHIKIHPHAAGARGGNQGMGRTKGGFNSKIHLAVDANGMPVRCLVTSGTVADCTQASRLMDGISPRHLVADRGYDSNAILDHAKSRNIIPVIPPKRNRKEKRSYDRQIYQKRHLVENVFLYLKRWRGIATRYAKNLATFAAAVQVRCIALWLNALTILK; encoded by the exons ATGAGACCAGCGTACAGACGCCACGACATATCCGACCAGGCCTGGGCTTTACTTGAGCCCCACCTTCCAGGACAGCCTGGTCAATGGGGCAGGATAGCCAAAGATAACCGCACCTTCATTAATGCTGTATTCTGGATATTACGCACAGGCGCCCCCTGGCGTGATCTTTTGCCGGAGTACGGAAAATGGGGGAGCGTTCACCAGCGCTTCATCCGCTGGCGCGACAAGGGCATATGGGAGCGCCTGCTGGAAATCCTGATAGATGAGCCTGATTTTGAATGGCTTCTGATAGATGCAAGTCACATCAAGATTCACCCGCACGCGGCGGGGGCAAGAGGAGGCAACCAGGGCATGGGGCGCACAAAAGGGGGCT TCAACTCAAAAATACATCTGGCCGTGGATGCGAATGGTATGCCGGTCAGATGTCTTGTCACATCGGGTACCGTTGCAGATTGTACGCAGGCTTCACGGTTAATGGATGGGATATCCCCTCGCCATCTGGTGGCGGATCGGGGTTATGATTCAAACGCCATTCTTGACCATGCAAAATCCCGCAACATCATACCGGTCATACCCCCGAAAAGAAATCGCAAGGAGAAAAGAAGCTACGATCGGCAGATTTATCAGAAGCGTCACCTGGTGGAAAATGTCTTTCTTTATCTCAAACGCTGGCGGGGTATTGCCACAAGATACGCAAAAAATCTCGCGACATTTGCTGCCGCTGTGCAGGTGCGCTGTATCGCCCTTTGGTTGAATGCGTTAACCATACTCAAGTAG
- a CDS encoding DUF5681 domain-containing protein, with protein sequence MSENKNNEITAANSNETGGKLVVGRPFQPGQSGNPSGRPKKTGEELELITACKTKAPVALQVMETLMLNAKSEQVRLQAALAILDRGYGKPVQSHKLTEVSKQGMAPAHVVHIYIPDNGRD encoded by the coding sequence ATGAGTGAAAACAAGAATAACGAAATCACTGCTGCGAACAGCAATGAAACAGGCGGAAAACTCGTTGTAGGACGTCCTTTTCAGCCAGGTCAAAGTGGCAATCCAAGTGGTCGCCCCAAAAAAACAGGAGAGGAACTTGAACTAATTACGGCGTGTAAGACAAAAGCACCAGTGGCGTTGCAAGTGATGGAAACTCTCATGCTGAATGCCAAAAGTGAACAAGTTCGCTTACAAGCCGCACTGGCTATTCTTGATCGTGGGTATGGGAAACCTGTGCAGTCACATAAATTAACTGAAGTAAGTAAACAGGGCATGGCCCCAGCGCACGTTGTACATATTTATATCCCTGATAATGGGCGAGACTAA
- a CDS encoding ATP-binding cassette domain-containing protein yields the protein MALISFTNAQLAFGHFPMLDHADFTLEPGERVGLIGRNGTGKSSLLQVLAGKSLLDDGLFSVQQGLRIAYVEQEPLFSPDLSVFEAVASGLSDIQSMLAEYETLTAQLGERHDDAILDKMHELQGKLDASNAWNLENQVETILQQLGLEKNDVMGTLSGGMQKRVALAHGLVTAPDVLLLDEPTNHLDFESILWLESLLNDFRGSIVFITHDRQFLDNVATRIIELDRGRLLSYPGNFSAYKTRKAEQLAVEEVENAKFDKFLAQEEVWIRKGIQARRTRNEGRVRRLQDLRATRVARRDQQGQVRMDVSAGERSGRMVAELEHIAKSYGDKVIVRDFSDTILRGDKVGLIGPNGVGKTTLLRMILGEEAPDEGSIRQGANLQIAYFDQMRAQLNDEASLVDTISPGSEWIEIGGQKKHVMSYLGDFLFTPERARSPVKSLSGGERNRLLLARLFARPANVLVLDEPTNDLDIDTLELLEELLQDYNGTVFLVSHDRTFIDNVVTQVIAAEGNGIWREYPGGYSDWERMRPKPDTSVDNRTSTKSQPSSPKKDPSAPARRKKLSYKDQRELDELPDRIAALEEEQQAIAVRLSDPDLYKNDREESVQLNQRFTEIEDELMACMTRWEAIEASLKE from the coding sequence ATGGCGCTCATCTCGTTTACCAATGCCCAACTGGCTTTCGGCCACTTTCCCATGCTGGACCATGCTGATTTCACGCTTGAGCCTGGTGAGCGCGTGGGCCTGATCGGCCGTAATGGCACGGGCAAGTCCTCCCTGCTCCAGGTCTTGGCCGGAAAAAGCCTTCTGGATGATGGGCTTTTTTCCGTACAGCAGGGTTTGAGAATTGCCTATGTTGAACAGGAGCCCCTGTTTTCTCCCGACCTGTCCGTTTTTGAAGCGGTTGCCTCGGGGCTGTCTGATATCCAGTCCATGCTGGCCGAATATGAAACACTGACGGCCCAACTGGGAGAACGCCATGACGACGCCATTCTGGACAAGATGCATGAGCTCCAGGGAAAGCTGGATGCCAGCAATGCCTGGAACCTGGAAAACCAGGTTGAAACCATACTCCAGCAACTCGGGCTGGAAAAAAATGACGTCATGGGAACGCTTTCCGGCGGCATGCAGAAAAGAGTCGCGCTGGCACATGGCCTGGTCACTGCACCGGATGTTTTATTACTGGACGAACCGACCAACCATCTCGATTTTGAATCCATCCTGTGGCTTGAATCTCTCCTGAATGACTTCAGGGGAAGTATTGTTTTTATCACCCACGATCGCCAGTTTCTCGATAACGTGGCAACCCGTATTATTGAGCTCGACAGGGGAAGGCTCCTTTCCTATCCGGGCAACTTTTCCGCTTACAAAACCCGAAAAGCCGAACAACTGGCCGTGGAGGAAGTGGAAAATGCCAAATTCGACAAATTCCTGGCACAGGAAGAAGTCTGGATCAGGAAAGGTATTCAGGCCAGACGAACCCGGAATGAAGGGCGTGTCAGGCGATTGCAGGATCTGCGCGCAACGCGTGTCGCACGGCGCGACCAGCAGGGACAGGTACGCATGGATGTGTCAGCCGGTGAGCGTTCCGGAAGAATGGTTGCCGAACTGGAGCATATTGCCAAAAGCTACGGTGACAAAGTGATTGTTCGTGATTTTTCAGACACAATCCTTCGTGGCGACAAGGTCGGACTGATCGGGCCCAATGGCGTGGGAAAAACGACACTGTTACGCATGATCTTAGGGGAAGAAGCCCCTGATGAGGGCAGTATCCGGCAAGGGGCCAATCTGCAGATCGCGTATTTTGACCAGATGCGGGCGCAGTTAAACGATGAAGCCAGTCTCGTCGATACCATATCGCCCGGCAGTGAATGGATTGAAATCGGGGGCCAGAAAAAGCATGTCATGAGCTATCTGGGTGATTTCCTTTTCACACCGGAACGTGCCCGTTCACCGGTCAAGTCGCTTTCCGGCGGAGAGCGAAACCGCCTGCTCTTGGCCCGGCTCTTTGCCCGCCCGGCCAATGTGCTGGTACTGGACGAGCCGACCAATGATCTGGATATTGATACGCTGGAGCTGCTGGAAGAACTCCTGCAGGATTACAATGGCACGGTTTTTCTGGTCAGCCATGACCGCACCTTCATTGATAATGTGGTCACTCAGGTGATTGCAGCTGAAGGCAATGGCATCTGGCGGGAATACCCGGGCGGATACAGCGATTGGGAACGGATGCGCCCCAAACCCGATACGTCTGTTGACAACAGGACATCCACAAAAAGCCAGCCATCTTCTCCCAAAAAAGACCCATCGGCTCCTGCACGACGTAAAAAACTGAGTTACAAGGATCAGCGGGAACTGGATGAACTCCCCGACCGGATCGCGGCGCTGGAAGAAGAACAGCAGGCAATTGCTGTCAGACTCTCAGATCCGGATCTGTATAAAAACGACAGGGAGGAAAGTGTACAGCTCAATCAGCGTTTTACGGAAATTGAGGATGAGCTGATGGCCTGCATGAC
- a CDS encoding helix-turn-helix transcriptional regulator: MTSINQLPAEGYVRLSQIIGNPKANPPIPAIIPVSSTSWWEGIKSGKYPKPVKLGPRTTAWRVEDIRALIQSI; this comes from the coding sequence ATGACATCTATAAATCAATTGCCAGCGGAAGGCTATGTGCGTCTTTCGCAAATTATTGGTAATCCAAAAGCTAATCCACCAATTCCTGCAATTATTCCCGTCAGTAGTACCTCATGGTGGGAAGGAATTAAAAGTGGAAAATATCCTAAGCCAGTTAAACTTGGCCCTCGCACAACGGCTTGGCGTGTTGAAGATATTCGTGCCCTTATTCAATCAATATAA